In Molothrus aeneus isolate 106 chromosome 11, BPBGC_Maene_1.0, whole genome shotgun sequence, a genomic segment contains:
- the SLC38A7 gene encoding sodium-coupled neutral amino acid transporter 7 isoform X1, translating into MAQGTGSINSDYKDWEWSDDAGERARLLQSPSVETVPKNSESQGSGLGATSALGAVFIVVNAALGAGLLNFPAAFSMAGGVAAGITLQMCMLIFIIGGLVILAYCSQASNERTYQEVVWAVCGKVPGVLCEVAIAVYTFGTCIAFLIIIGDQEDKIIAALVKEPEEVGSSHWYTDRKFTISITAFLLILPLSIPKEIGFQKYASSLSVIGTWYVTAVIIIKYIWPDKELVPVEIPTSPSTWTAVFNAMPTICFGFQCHVSSVPVFNSMKQPEVKTWGAVVTAAMVIALFVYTGTGICGFLTFGAGVEQDVLMSYPSNDIPVALARAFIILCVLTSYPILHFCGRAVLEGLWLRYTGVTVEEDVVRERRRRLLQTISWFLLTLLLALFIPDIGKVISVIGGLAACFIFVFPGLCLIQAKLSEIQETRAISWWAQVSYGVFMVTLGAFIFGQTTANAIFVDLTA; encoded by the exons ATGGctcagggcactgggagcatcAACAGTGACTACAAGGATTGGGAGTGGAGTGACGATGCTGGTGAGCGGGccaggctcctgcagagccctaGTGTGGAGACGGTACCCAAAAATTCAGAGAGCCAAGGAAGTGGTCTGGGGGCCACATCGGCTCTGGGAGCTGTCTTCATTGTGGTCAACGCTGCTctcggggctgggctgctcaacttccctgctgccttcagcatgGCTGGTGGCGTGGCTGCAGGCATCACCCTGCAGATG TGCATGCTGATCTTCATCATCGGAGGCTTGGTCATCCTGGCATACTGCTCGCAGGCCAGCAACGAGCGCACCTACCAGGAGGTTGTGTGGGCTGTCTGTGGGAAGGTGCCTGGTGTGCTGTGCGAGGTGGCCATCGCTGTCTACACCTTTGGCACCTGCATCGCCTTCCTCATCATCATTGGAGACCAGGAGGACAAGA TCATTGCTGCTCTGGTGAAGGAGCCTGAGGAAGTTGGGAGCAGCCACTGGTACACAGACCGCAAGTTCACCATCAGCATCACCGCCTTCCTGCtcatcctgcccctctccatccccaaAGAGATTGGCTTCCAAAAATATGCCAG ctccctcAGTGTGATTGGCACATGGTATGTCACAGCAGTCATTATCATCAAGTACATCTGGCCCGACAAGGAGCTGGTGCCTGTGGAGATCCCCACCAG cccctcCACCTGGACAGCTGTCTTCAATGCCATGCCCACCATCTGCTTTGGGTTCCAG tgccatgtGAGCAGCGTGCCCGTCTTTAACAGCATGAAGCAGCCAGAGGTGAAGACCTGGGGGGCAGTGGTGACAGCAGCCATGGTGATTGCTCTCTTTGTCTACACAGGCACTG GCATCTGTGGCTTCCTAACCTTTGGAGCTGGCGTGGAGCAGGATGTCTTGATGTCCTACCCCTCCAATGACATCCCTGTTGCCCTCGCCCGGGCTTTCATCATCCTCTGTGTGCTGACATCCTACCCTATCCTGCACTTCTGTGGCCG GGCTGTCTTGGAGGGTCTCTGGCTCCGCTACACTGGGGTAACGGTGGAGGAGGACGTGGTTCGGGAGCGGAGGAGGCGCCTGCTTCAGACCATCAGCTGGTTCCTCCTGACACTCCTTCTGGCTCTTTTCATCCCTGATATTGGCAAAGTCATCTCTGTCATTGGGGGCTTGGCTGCCTGCTTCATCTTTGTCTTCCCAG GGCTCTGCCTGATTCAAGCCAAGCTCTCTGAAATCCAGGAAACCAGGGCAATCAG CTGGTGGGCCCAGGTCAGCTACGGGGTGTTCATGGTCACCCTTGGAGCCTTCATCTTTGGACAGACCACTGCCAATGCCATCTTTGTGGATCTTACAGCCTGA
- the GOT2 gene encoding aspartate aminotransferase, mitochondrial, which translates to MALLHSRRLLAAPRLAAAASRASSWWSHVEMGPPDPILGVTEAYKRDTNSKKMNLGVGAYRDDNGKPYVLNCVRKAEAMIASKKMDKEYLPIGGLADFTRASAELALGENSEAFKSGRYVTVQGISGTGSLRIGANFLQRFFKASRDVYLPKPSWGNHTPIFRDAGMQLQAYRYYDPKTCSLDFSGAMDDISKIPEKSIILLHACAHNPTGVDPRQEQWKELAATVKKRNLLVYFDMAYQGFASGDINRDAWAVRYFIEQGINIVLSQSFAKNMGLYGERAGAFTVICSDPDEAKRVESQLKILIRPMYSNPPVNGARIASMILNTPDLRKEWLTEVKGMADRIISMRTQLVSNLKKEGSSHNWQHITDQIGMFCFTGLKPEQVERLIKEFSVYMTKDGRISVAGVTSGNVGYLAHAIHQVTK; encoded by the exons CTCATGGTGGTCCCATGTGGAGATGGGTCCCCCCGACCCCATCCTGGGGGTGACAGAAGCTTACAAGCGTGACACCAACTCCAAGAAGATGAACCTGGGAGTGGGGGCATATCGGGATGACAACGGGAAGCCCTATGTCCTGAACTGTGTTCGCAAG GCGGAGGCCATGATAGCATCCAAGAAGATGGATAAGGAGTACTTGCCCATCGGGGGACTGGCGGATTTCACCCGGGCATCCGCAGAACTGGCTCTGGGAGAAAACAGTGAGGCTTTCAAGAGCGGCCGG tATGTTACTGTGCAGGGTATTTCTGGGACTGGATCTCTGCGAATCGGAGCCAACTTTTTG CAACGATTCTTCAAAGCCAGCCGTGATGTGTATctacccaaaccatcctggggcAATCACACTCCCATTTTCCGTGATGCTGGCATGCAGCTTCAGGCTTATCGCTACTATGACCCCAAGACGTGCAGCCTTGACTTCTCTGGAGCCATGGATGACATTTCT AAAATTCCAGAGAAGAGCATCATCCTCTTACATGCTTGTGCTCACAACCCCACTGGGGTGGATCCCCGGCAGGAGCAATGGAAGGAGTTGGCAGCTACAGTGAAG AAACGAAACCTCCTCGTGTACTTTGACATGGCCTACCAGGGCTTTGCCAGTGGGGACATCAACCGGGATGCCTGGGCTGTGCGGTATTTCATCGAGCAGGGCATCAACATCGTCCTGTCACAGTCCTTCGCTAAGAACATGGGGCTGTACG GAGAGCGTGCAGGTGCCTTCACAGTGATCTGCAGTGATCCAGATGAAGCCAAGAGGGTCGAATCCCAGCTGAAGATCCTCATCCGCCCCATGTATTCCAACCCACCTGTGAACGGAGCCCGCATTGCCTCTATGATCCTGAACACCCCTGACCTACGGAAGGAGTG GCTCACAGAGGTGAAGGGCATGGCTGACCGGATCATCAGCATGAGGACTCAGCTGGTGTCCAACCTCAAGAAAGAGGGATCCTCCCACAACTGGCAACACATCACTGACCAGATCGGCATGTTCTGCTTCACAGGGCTGAAGCCTGAGCAG GTGGAGCGGCTGATCAAGGAGTTCTCAGTGTACATGACAAAGGACGGACGCATCTCTGTGGCGGGAGTTACGTCAGGCAACGTGGGTTACCTGGCTCATGCCATCCATCAAGTCACAAAGTAA
- the SLC38A7 gene encoding sodium-coupled neutral amino acid transporter 7 isoform X2, which produces MLCMLIFIIGGLVILAYCSQASNERTYQEVVWAVCGKVPGVLCEVAIAVYTFGTCIAFLIIIGDQEDKIIAALVKEPEEVGSSHWYTDRKFTISITAFLLILPLSIPKEIGFQKYASSLSVIGTWYVTAVIIIKYIWPDKELVPVEIPTSPSTWTAVFNAMPTICFGFQCHVSSVPVFNSMKQPEVKTWGAVVTAAMVIALFVYTGTGICGFLTFGAGVEQDVLMSYPSNDIPVALARAFIILCVLTSYPILHFCGRAVLEGLWLRYTGVTVEEDVVRERRRRLLQTISWFLLTLLLALFIPDIGKVISVIGGLAACFIFVFPGLCLIQAKLSEIQETRAISWWAQVSYGVFMVTLGAFIFGQTTANAIFVDLTA; this is translated from the exons ATGCTG TGCATGCTGATCTTCATCATCGGAGGCTTGGTCATCCTGGCATACTGCTCGCAGGCCAGCAACGAGCGCACCTACCAGGAGGTTGTGTGGGCTGTCTGTGGGAAGGTGCCTGGTGTGCTGTGCGAGGTGGCCATCGCTGTCTACACCTTTGGCACCTGCATCGCCTTCCTCATCATCATTGGAGACCAGGAGGACAAGA TCATTGCTGCTCTGGTGAAGGAGCCTGAGGAAGTTGGGAGCAGCCACTGGTACACAGACCGCAAGTTCACCATCAGCATCACCGCCTTCCTGCtcatcctgcccctctccatccccaaAGAGATTGGCTTCCAAAAATATGCCAG ctccctcAGTGTGATTGGCACATGGTATGTCACAGCAGTCATTATCATCAAGTACATCTGGCCCGACAAGGAGCTGGTGCCTGTGGAGATCCCCACCAG cccctcCACCTGGACAGCTGTCTTCAATGCCATGCCCACCATCTGCTTTGGGTTCCAG tgccatgtGAGCAGCGTGCCCGTCTTTAACAGCATGAAGCAGCCAGAGGTGAAGACCTGGGGGGCAGTGGTGACAGCAGCCATGGTGATTGCTCTCTTTGTCTACACAGGCACTG GCATCTGTGGCTTCCTAACCTTTGGAGCTGGCGTGGAGCAGGATGTCTTGATGTCCTACCCCTCCAATGACATCCCTGTTGCCCTCGCCCGGGCTTTCATCATCCTCTGTGTGCTGACATCCTACCCTATCCTGCACTTCTGTGGCCG GGCTGTCTTGGAGGGTCTCTGGCTCCGCTACACTGGGGTAACGGTGGAGGAGGACGTGGTTCGGGAGCGGAGGAGGCGCCTGCTTCAGACCATCAGCTGGTTCCTCCTGACACTCCTTCTGGCTCTTTTCATCCCTGATATTGGCAAAGTCATCTCTGTCATTGGGGGCTTGGCTGCCTGCTTCATCTTTGTCTTCCCAG GGCTCTGCCTGATTCAAGCCAAGCTCTCTGAAATCCAGGAAACCAGGGCAATCAG CTGGTGGGCCCAGGTCAGCTACGGGGTGTTCATGGTCACCCTTGGAGCCTTCATCTTTGGACAGACCACTGCCAATGCCATCTTTGTGGATCTTACAGCCTGA